In Anaerolineales bacterium, one DNA window encodes the following:
- a CDS encoding aminoglycoside phosphotransferase family protein yields the protein MNLPPDFIKTIHSTFGEDGRMMLARLPELIADASTRWGLTDVWPVSNLSYNFVAFAKRPSPPAPLPEGEGSVILKIGVPRGELASELAALRLFNGHGACRLLECDEERGMSLLERLVPGTMLSELADDDERTHIAVDVMQRLWAQSGVPAAKESAQNGYGGLSNTFIRLSDWFDGLKKIRPHFGGGTGPFPKEILERVETSLLELFTDDDIRLMHGDFHHYNILKSGRGWLGIDPKGVIGPVGYEIGPLMINPWKGFSDWGSFQIMSKRRVDIIHERLGWERERIIQWALAHAVLSAWWSIEDGTDWEYSLECAKIFSEIK from the coding sequence TTGAACCTGCCTCCTGATTTCATCAAAACGATCCACAGCACCTTTGGCGAGGACGGGCGGATGATGCTGGCGCGCCTGCCTGAATTGATCGCAGACGCATCCACGCGCTGGGGATTGACGGATGTTTGGCCGGTTTCCAACCTTTCCTATAATTTCGTTGCGTTTGCAAAACGTCCCTCACCCCCAGCCCCTCTCCCTGAGGGAGAGGGGAGTGTAATTCTCAAGATCGGCGTGCCGCGCGGTGAACTGGCAAGCGAGCTGGCGGCGTTGCGCTTATTCAATGGGCATGGCGCCTGCCGTCTATTGGAGTGTGACGAAGAACGCGGGATGTCACTGTTGGAACGACTCGTGCCGGGGACGATGCTCTCCGAGTTGGCGGACGACGACGAACGCACACACATCGCCGTGGATGTAATGCAAAGGCTTTGGGCTCAAAGCGGCGTCCCCGCCGCCAAGGAAAGTGCCCAGAATGGGTACGGCGGCTTGAGCAATACATTTATTCGATTATCCGATTGGTTCGATGGGTTGAAGAAAATCCGCCCGCATTTTGGCGGCGGGACGGGACCTTTCCCGAAGGAAATTCTGGAGCGGGTCGAAACGTCGTTATTGGAGTTATTTACGGATGATGATATCCGCCTGATGCACGGGGATTTTCACCATTACAACATCTTGAAATCCGGGCGGGGATGGCTGGGGATCGACCCGAAGGGCGTGATCGGGCCAGTCGGCTACGAGATCGGTCCGCTGATGATTAACCCGTGGAAGGGCTTTTCGGACTGGGGCAGTTTTCAGATTATGTCAAAGAGGCGGGTGGACATCATCCACGAGAGGCTGGGTTGGGAGCGGGAGCGGATCATCCAGTGGGCGCTGGCACATGCCGTCCTCTCCGCATGGTGGAGCATTGAAGATGGGACAGATTGGGAGTATTCACTGGAATGTGCGAAGATATTTTCCGAAATTAAATGA
- a CDS encoding ABC transporter ATP-binding protein: protein MTTLDLPAEFTLQRTNKYDQSSAVRWILSHTRPYLWIMVMILVGAIGNAVLAVVVPVLTGDAFNAMLKVPAETSVLLPLALTIGISQIIRGVLQLGRNFGAELMAQRMERDIRDELYLSLLGKSMTFHNLQPVGDTMARATNDVREVNYMFSPGLNLVVGSFMFILMPLFFGPRYHPSLVATPLIFTIIYFISLARYLRQLAPITDEVRATFGEMNTHLSESLDGVEIMKGAAQESAEVERFVTNARKVRDTFVVQGDLEAKYIAMLLLGLAFAGGLVHSLFLFRAGLIDVGAVVAYFGMLQLLGFPTFVSTFAYSQISSGVSSARRILELIQRETHLDQNASGRTSNMAGEIEFRNVSFSYPHGEPVLKDISFKVKPGQTVALVGQTGAGKTSLVKLINRTYDVTAGQILVDGVDVRDWNLAALREQISIIEQDIFLFSRSLSDNIAFGKPGATKEEIISASIAAQAHDFILDFDQTYATTVGERGVTLSGGQRQRIALARAFLTDPRILVLDDSTSAIDSATEDKIQRAISNATRGRTTFIITHRLSQIRWADLIIVFRKGQIAAIGAHAELMETSEAYSRIFRE from the coding sequence ATGACAACCTTGGACCTTCCCGCAGAATTTACCTTGCAGCGCACGAATAAATACGACCAGTCCTCGGCGGTGCGCTGGATCCTGTCACACACCCGTCCATACCTATGGATCATGGTGATGATCCTTGTCGGCGCGATCGGGAATGCCGTGCTGGCAGTGGTCGTGCCGGTGCTGACGGGCGATGCATTCAACGCCATGCTCAAGGTTCCAGCGGAGACCTCGGTGCTTTTGCCGCTTGCGTTGACCATCGGGATATCGCAGATCATCCGCGGCGTGCTGCAGCTCGGGCGCAACTTCGGCGCGGAGTTGATGGCGCAAAGAATGGAACGCGACATCCGCGACGAGTTGTATCTTTCCCTGCTCGGCAAGAGCATGACCTTCCATAATTTGCAGCCTGTCGGCGATACGATGGCGCGCGCCACCAACGATGTGCGCGAGGTGAACTACATGTTCAGCCCCGGCCTCAACCTGGTGGTCGGCTCGTTCATGTTCATCCTCATGCCGCTTTTCTTCGGTCCGCGCTATCACCCGTCGCTGGTCGCCACGCCGCTCATCTTCACCATCATTTATTTTATTTCGCTGGCGCGCTATCTCAGACAACTCGCGCCGATCACGGACGAAGTGCGCGCCACCTTTGGGGAAATGAACACCCACCTCTCCGAATCACTGGACGGCGTGGAGATCATGAAGGGCGCGGCACAGGAGAGCGCTGAAGTCGAACGCTTTGTCACCAACGCGCGCAAGGTGCGCGACACCTTTGTGGTGCAGGGCGACCTCGAAGCGAAATACATCGCCATGCTTTTGCTCGGCCTTGCATTTGCGGGCGGGCTCGTCCACTCCCTGTTCCTCTTCCGTGCAGGGCTGATCGACGTGGGCGCGGTCGTTGCATATTTCGGCATGCTGCAGCTGCTTGGATTCCCGACCTTTGTTTCCACGTTCGCCTATTCGCAGATCTCTTCGGGAGTCTCCTCTGCCCGCCGTATTTTGGAACTCATCCAACGAGAGACTCACCTCGACCAAAACGCCTCGGGCCGGACCTCGAACATGGCCGGCGAGATCGAGTTCCGAAACGTCTCGTTCAGTTATCCACACGGCGAACCCGTGCTAAAGGACATTTCCTTCAAGGTCAAGCCCGGCCAGACCGTCGCCCTGGTCGGGCAGACAGGAGCGGGGAAGACCTCCCTCGTCAAGCTGATCAACCGCACCTACGATGTGACCGCAGGGCAGATCCTTGTGGACGGTGTGGATGTACGCGACTGGAACCTGGCCGCCCTGCGCGAACAAATCTCCATCATCGAACAGGATATCTTCCTCTTCTCGCGCTCGCTCAGCGACAACATCGCCTTTGGCAAACCCGGGGCCACCAAGGAGGAGATCATCTCCGCCTCGATTGCCGCGCAGGCACATGACTTCATCCTCGATTTCGATCAGACCTACGCAACCACTGTCGGCGAACGCGGTGTGACATTATCCGGCGGACAGCGCCAGCGCATTGCGCTCGCGCGCGCCTTCCTCACCGATCCGCGCATCCTGGTGCTGGACGATTCCACATCCGCCATCGACTCGGCCACCGAGGACAAGATCCAGCGCGCCATCTCCAATGCGACGCGCGGACGCACCACCTTCATCATCACGCACCGCCTCTCACAGATACGCTGGGCGGATCTGATCATCGTGTTCCGCAAAGGCCAGATCGCCGCCATCGGGGCGCATGCGGAATTGATGGAAACATCCGAGGCGTATTCGAGGATTTTTAGAGAATAG